The window CCTCGAGCACGGTCTGTGGCTGCTCGGTGAAGACCACGCCCTGCGCCATGACGAAGCGACCGCCGATGCGGTCTTCGAGCGCGGCGATGAGCGGGTTCCAGATCTCATCCTGCCGCTCGGCCAGCGCCTCGGGTTCGCCGGCGCGGTAGCAGAGCGCGTCGCTGCCGGCATAGCGGACGATCTCGGCGCGGACGGCCTCCCCCTGATCGGCGACGCCGTCGAGCGCCGAGTTGACCAGGCGAGTCAGCGGCATGCGGGCCGGGTCGATCTGCTCCTGCTGCGCTTGCCATTCCTGCGCGAGTGCCTCTGCGACAGCCTTCGAGGCGACGGCGAGCGGCTTGCGCGCCGGGGTGCGGGCGGTGCGCCCGTCGAGCGCGACATGAAACAGGCCGTCGCGTTCCAACACGTCGGCCTTCTC is drawn from Bosea sp. Tri-49 and contains these coding sequences:
- a CDS encoding ATP12 family chaperone protein, which translates into the protein MSTDDFLARFGPAGQRQPDPVAAAQQAMRNPLPKRFYEKADVLERDGLFHVALDGRTARTPARKPLAVASKAVAEALAQEWQAQQEQIDPARMPLTRLVNSALDGVADQGEAVRAEIVRYAGSDALCYRAGEPEALAERQDEIWNPLIAALEDRIGGRFVMAQGVVFTEQPQTVLEAVAKRVAAILSPVALAGAHNVMTLTGSTILMLALAEGLIDAEQTWAAAHLDEDYQIGIWGQDEEAAERRAIRRKEYDAAVLLLTKG